The following proteins come from a genomic window of Geminicoccaceae bacterium SCSIO 64248:
- a CDS encoding GFA family protein, translated as MDRFTGGCLCGDVRIVASGRPYRVGLCHCLDCRKHHGALFYAAAIFPGDAVTIEGETRDYAGRCFCPRCGSSVFARSADEIEVHLGSLDAPDQLMPTYENWIVRREAWLPPFPLAKRYDRDREATGRSEA; from the coding sequence ATGGACCGGTTCACCGGCGGTTGCCTGTGCGGCGACGTTCGGATCGTGGCGTCGGGCCGTCCCTATCGGGTCGGCCTTTGTCACTGTCTCGACTGCCGCAAGCATCACGGAGCCCTTTTCTACGCCGCCGCGATTTTCCCTGGGGATGCGGTGACGATCGAGGGCGAAACGCGTGACTATGCCGGGCGGTGCTTCTGTCCGCGCTGCGGCTCGTCCGTCTTCGCGCGCAGCGCCGACGAGATCGAGGTGCACCTGGGATCCCTGGATGCCCCCGACCAGCTGATGCCGACCTACGAGAACTGGATCGTCCGTCGCGAAGCCTGGCTGCCGCCGTTTCCGCTCGCGAAACGATACGACCGCGATCGCGAGGCCACGGGCCGATCCGAGGCGTAG
- a CDS encoding thioredoxin family protein → MRLIASTIALTACFLAGGALAADGWTPYTQQAFEEAQAAGKTIVVDVHADWCPVCAKQAPILAEIIQSPELEEAAAIQVDFDADKDFLRQHNVTMQSTVLVLKDGAETARTTGETDPAKLRQSILDGVQG, encoded by the coding sequence ATGCGCCTGATCGCCAGCACGATCGCCTTGACCGCCTGTTTCCTTGCCGGCGGCGCTCTCGCCGCCGACGGGTGGACGCCCTACACGCAGCAGGCGTTCGAGGAGGCGCAGGCCGCCGGGAAGACGATCGTCGTCGACGTCCATGCCGATTGGTGCCCGGTCTGCGCCAAGCAGGCGCCGATCCTGGCCGAGATCATCCAGTCCCCCGAGCTCGAGGAAGCCGCGGCCATCCAGGTCGATTTCGATGCCGACAAGGACTTCCTGAGACAGCACAACGTGACGATGCAATCGACCGTGCTCGTCCTCAAGGACGGCGCCGAGACCGCGCGCACGACGGGCGAGACCGATCCCGCCAAGCTGCGCCAGTCCATCCTGGACGGTGTCCAGGGCTGA